The Triticum aestivum cultivar Chinese Spring chromosome 4B, IWGSC CS RefSeq v2.1, whole genome shotgun sequence sequence agcaccccgaccccgacacggcacccctcGACCTTGACACAGCACCCGACACaacaccaccgacaccccgacccccaacacgacaccccgagaccccgatacggcacccctgaccctgacaccccgaccccaacatgACAGCCCGACCCCGCCTCGGCACCATGATACCGCGACCCCAacacaacaccccgaccccgacacgacaccccgagacCCTGaaacggcaccccgaccccgacacaataCCCTGAACCCGAAAACGACAACCCCGACACCCCGGGACCCtgacacggcacccccgaccccgacacagcaccacGACCCTGACACGACACCCCAGACACCTCCCGAAAATGGTGCTCTTTGGGTTTCCAGAGGCCGACAGGGTCATATGTTTGTGAATTATGTGTTAGGTCAGGTATTCAATTATTATTATGTACATATATATTATTAATAATTTCATGTTATTatgtattcaattttttattatgttcatgatgatgatagacacttaaattttttattatgtttatgttgtactaatttcatttactctttgtcattgtaggtgttgacagatggtgggcgcgggtcgagagaGCTCTGAGCCTCCTTCCTCGGCGCGTGCTGGGAGGTGTGCTGTTATTCCACCCCAGCACCTTCGGAGAGTGCTGGTAGACATCATGCAGACaccggcgggcgcttcttctttgGCTGGTAGAGGTTAGGGGAAGACGAAGAGGGGTGCAGCTAGATGTGGACGTggcggcgggagaggtaggaagctgttgcgccttcctcgccgccacctccAGCTGATTCTCCGGACCACCAGAGTGCTCCATCTCAGGTGGACCCGTCTAACTTGGACCCATATCGgtctccggtccatgagcctcgggCCGATGAGCCTTGGGTCACCGAGCCTACGTCCGACGAGATTCGGGTCCCAGAGTCATTGTCCCAGGAGACTCGGGTCCCAGAGTCTTCATCCCACGTGACTCCGAagactagtggccatgctgatTGTGGCGAGGAAACCTTGTCTGATGATAGCTACAACAATGGCGAGCTAGTTGAggggggcaagaaggtctaccagcatGGTGGTACAAAGCTCACGTCCGTGCCGGCAACCCgtgaccagaggtggttgattgagcctaatggggagaagtaagtgcatttactctttttaaccttttgccttcatgtttcttcaaattaatatctaatgtgttggccttgtcatactgcaggggttggatacaCGCCTCTGGTGtctgcaggcccaaccaggtccttggtgtgatttgccggcaccacttcccggggtgggtcacatTTCCAGGTGAGGGTGAGGTTCCACAACTAGCATTGACATGGGAGCTATACGAGGctaccccggccccgccggaggagatgGTCGATGGTGTtgtgtgcgagacggtggccgacattgtgagacgatagttttgggtaatttctcctttacaaaattaaaaatcaaaagtacctagtgattgtactaatcagtgttgtcttgtttgattgcagaccttctacaggtgtcttgGGGAACACGAGGCAGACGTGTCTATGGTTCttgaagccgagtgcaagcgcctacttcagcaCTTACGgtacgaggctcgggtgcaggctgttcgagactactacgcctcaaCTAACAtcgggagggagaagaagaagtgcCGCGGGAAGTaactgagtaaggagaagtacatgaaggtaattacctattcttaaggccttgtacttagtttccttgatttgattcgtaggcgtagcgctgaaatttctctttttctaacttaggtgcccccgagatggtgtgcggataggatggactgttgggagatgttggtggatgagtggtgctctccccaatggctagccatCCACAACAAGGCCAGGGACAAGCGTGCCCAGatgcaaggtgtgccacaccatcaacgaagctccaacctgtttgagtacggggatcactgggtatgtggtttgagcccttaacgattcatgcaatttcattcttcatgctagcttgagcccttcactaatattttgttcctctcttttaggcacGACACCACAAGAAGGAGGTGCCACCGTTGTACGATCTCTATtccatggcccatactgccccgtacaagaaggccaaggcattctcgggggatgacctcgatcatctagagagcttcaccaacatctcctcccacgataGCTCGTGAGGTACATAGACTTTGGGAAGGCGATGGAAGGGgaggacttcaacccgagccagagtccttttcATCCTGAGCTCATGATGCTATCTGGTGAAGGGAGGAaacatggctcggtagccattggggatggactgatacattgtcctagaagtctcccggagatcaagaagcgcTAGACGAGGTATCTTCCTAAGATGAGGCCTCGACAACGGCCAATGGAGCTCaccatcgaggctagggcccaggatCTTCTGGCGGAGGCAACCAGGAAGGCAGCATAGAGGGaaagggagttggaggagaggatggcTAGTATGTTGGAGGCAGAGAGGAACCGGAACGATGCGGGTCatcgggccctatacgagctcatcgtggtaagtttcttctatAGATTAcccaaatcatgcatgtaatgttcgtttcattactaactaatatgattgactcgtgaaaacaaaatgtgcagtccgtttgcgagaaaaacggtcagacccctccgccgatccccagattggtatagcggacacggtgagtttcatttgaatggtcattagttactagtattcataTTTCAGTTGCATTATGATAACTAGACACttcaaatgatctttggtgcagcacgcCTCCCGataagcatcgaccgatccttctccatCTCGCACTAGcgcaaccccgaccggtccttctctATATGGCACTGGCGCAAACCCGACCGttccttcacctccgtgatgatggtaagttttcccaagtgttttgcttaacaaatgcatacttagcttaagaaatgacctacttagctccaaaatgacctatacttagcttattttcctcaaaaatgacataataaccttacttagctccataATGACATATtctacctaggatagctataaaatgacctatacttagcatttttcctccaaaatgacttgatatgcttagttagctagaaAATgacataactacctaggatagctcaataatgatctatgagtagcttagctagttcatttatgacataattagctcacttaggtaaaaaatggcataactacctaggatagctgaATAATGGTCTAtacttagcttagctagttcatttatgacataattagctgacttaggtaaaaatggcataataaccttggtttagctcccaAATGACCTATACTtcgcttattttcctcgaaaatgacataataaccttacttagctccgaaCTGACATgctttacctaggatagctataagatgacctatacttagcattttttgctcctaaatgacttaatatgcttagttagctaaaaaaatgTCATAacaacctaggttagctccaaaatggccTACACTTCccattttgtcctccaaaatgaataaatatgcttagttagctcaaaaatgacataactacttaggttagctccaaaatgacctatttacctagcttagcactaaaatgacctacacacatagcatttttacctagcttagctaaaaaatggcatttttacctacgttagttagaagaagaagaataagataaagaagaggagaggagaaaaagaaagagaagataaattcttcttcttcttcttcttcttcttcttccttttcttctagctagtcttcttcttcttctaactttcatctttcctaatttgtAGATTTTCTTTAAATgcggaagcttgcattgatggagtgtactcttctacttgttttggatatgtatgtatatatggatatgttgttggaaacaattgtatgttggatatgttcttggaaacttgtatgttggatatgttcttggaaacttattgttggtatgcttgttgaaattattttgaaatgtatatatatatatatatatatatatatatatgtgtgtgtgtgtgtgtgtgtgtgtgtgtgtgtgtgtgtgtgtgtgtgtgaatttctgtcaaattgaatgaatttaagaaaaaactggggctatacaggcactttgccgtctgctaccggacgacaaagctgccacgtggcagctacctatgCAACCTGGGGTGCAGTGGGCTGGCCTATTTTGCAGCTTTGcagtcagctggcagacggcaaagacctttgcatctttgtcgtctactagcagacagtaaagatgcaaaggcctttgccgtctgccacctgacggcaaagcacaccgttaaccccttaacggacctaagctgccacgtgtgccgtccaggctctttgccgtctgccagcagacggcaaaggcctttgcatctcTACCGTCTGCCAGaagacggcaaagaggcctttgccatagcttattcagccggacctgttgccatctgctggctgatgacaaaggtctttgccgtccgccaggcatgcctttgccgtcagccatggctgacggcaaagatcctgattccagtagtgatatctTGAATTTTTGGCAACTCCTTGTGTTCAAGTTtattaaaaaagaaaaaagggaaaataaaaataaatgaataagCTATTAAGTAAGAGATCCAAGTATTTGTTTTCATGCTAGATTAAACTTTGATAAGAACCATCGAATTTTTTTCTAAAGCTCTAAGTGGAGTGAGATTAGATAAGTGAGTATGTGGTACCTTGTATAAATATGTTCCGTCTTGCTTGTAGGTTGCAGAGAATACAAGGATACACCCATGGGCAATAATCTTATTATTCAGCTAGATGGATAACTTTGGTTTATCGACCTTCCTGCTCGATGACGAGCAAGGTTTACGCTAGAGGAAGTTCATGAGTGGATTTTATTCATATTTTAGAGTCTATTTTAGTGCAAAAATCCCTCATAACATATGCATCTAGAACCTATTTATGTCCTCAATGCATAGTTTCCGGTATTTACAAGTGTTACCAAGTTCGTTGCACAACTtctatttttatttagtttttattaGTTCCCCTTGTTTTTGGTCCTTTTAGGTATCTTGGCATATTCATGGACTTAGCACATTGAAAAGATGAAGTTGGGGTTAAACCAAAGAAGTTCCAGGCGCCAGACTTAGGCATTTCGAAGGTCAGAAAGGTAATTTTTCCGAAGTGCTCCAAATAAAGATCCAAAATCATAATTGGATCGGCGTCGTTCATACAAATCCAACGAGCCCAAGAGATCAAATTCCGAGTTCATATGAAGAAATGTCGTCCGTTTTACTGGAGGTTTCCACAACCAAAGATGGTGTTCCATACGATCGTGGCTGGTCGTATGGACGCTTGTATGAGCTCCAAACTCCACCAaaatttgtctttctagacatgaTTCTACACCGGTTTTGTTCCATTTGTTCCTATGAGACCCTTGTCCAATAAGGAAGGATTGCGTGAATATTTGACTCCTCTAGAACCCTTTTATAATGGTGGAGGATCTACATCAACGGAGGAGATCCGAGGAGGTCTCgcataagaagagcaccaaccctAGCCACCGGGATCATCATCCTCATTCCACCACAACTCCAACCAGATGTCGCGAGGCTCTCCCATCTCATCTAGAGGGAGGCCTCTCCCTCTATCACCATCACTACGAACGACACacaagagaaggagaaggagacaCTTCCACCATCACCGGGCCCTGGCCATTGGCCAGGCGCTCCAGTGCCCATATATATCCATCTTCGTCATCACATTTGTATTTTGTTTTACTGAACATGTTGATGACACTAATGAATCATTCATCTTTGTGTGTCTCTTCATCTATGTTTGAGTAATTGATCCGGTTAGAGGTTGAGGTGTGATCTAGTACGCACAACTAGTCTTCGCGGCTTTGGTATTTACCCTCTCTCGCGTTGCATGTATAGCATTTGCACGTACATGGAGTAGATATATGAACTTTGTGATCCTTTGGTTCCGTTGTGTATTATTGATAGCTGTGTGTGACCATGACACAATGTTATATCTTGTACACCTATGAGTGAGAGATCGCGGAATGCAAACCATGGGAGAATGTTTATTAGTCTATAATATTTGTATGCCAGTAAGACGCTCCTCTCATACTAGTGACACCGAAAGCCTAGATACCGCCTTTTTCTCAATTCAATCCTACAAGTATAACCCTTTTTTACTTTGTGTTCTTGTTTAGTATATTTTCTGTCCTAGTTTGTAGTGTAGTTAAAAAACTTTGTTTATTATCATTCCGGAAGTAACCGAGAGAATAGGCTATTTCCAAACTATGGTTTGGGTGCGAACATAGCTGCACAGACAACGTAGTTGCGTGGTTGGTGGTGTCTTCAAATTTGCTTCATGTGGGTTCGACAATCTACTTATCACGAAAGTGCTACAACGGCACAACTAGTTGGATGCCGTTTTTGCGTCCGGACAATAACCGGGCAGCCCATTCGGCAGTTTGGGGCGGATATGGGAGGTCCCATTGTAGATGCTCTCATACACCTATTAGACATGAAAAAACACAATTTTGTTTTTAGTCAGCACAAATTCCAAACACGTGTCAAGGTTGAAACAAACAAAAGGTAGCCCTCCAAATTTATAAATATCAATTTAACAAAGTGTGGAATATAAACATCATTATTCAAATTATATTTTGAGCAAAACATGACATTCAAATTCTCTTGGGCTTTTGTGCCAGTGCCTCGACAAAGACATAATACTATCCTAATCCTCGATAAGGTTTTTAATCTCGGAAACAAAGCAATTTCGGACAAAGTTCTTCTGGATTTTGCTTCTTCAAATTCACTTATTTTTAATGAATCTGATTTTTCAAAATTCTTTTGGAATTTGATTTTTAAAATTCTCTAACTTTTAATTAATTCTAATCTAGTTTAAGTTTATTttgaaattagtttgaatgtgGCTCAATATTTCAGGGTTAGATGTATTTCAGATCACACCAAAATATGTGAAATTTCCTTGAAACTGAACCTTGATTTCCTCGGCTAAAGCGAGCACACAGACACCTAGTAAAGTATGTTGATATGTACATTGCCTGAAAAAACAAAGTGTATATATTGGTCTCATTGGGGATAGCATGTGGCGCCGGTACAAACATACGGACCATGGGATTTCCGTGTCTCGAACCACCAGTAGGTGGCATTATGCACTCATTGCCCGTATCCTTTGTTGATTACAACCTGGCACCGCAGTTTGCTCCGTGACAACTAACTAGTATGTTAAGTGAGTAGATTGATGTCTAGAGAAAAGTTAGTGAATTGATCTAATGATGTGCTTCCGTCTGGCTGTCCGTCCGCCTCCATTATACGTACGGTGGCCGCCGGTGTACCTGCCACGGCAAAGATTCCGCAGAGTGCAAACAAGGAACAACCCATTAAACCATGCGAATTGAACCTACTGCTCCGGAAGACAGCCCACCACATGCAGGCGTGGGGACACTCCGGCGCTATATATCTCCCGGGCGCCagtcgagcagcagcagcagttcaaGCTTCCCCTGTTTAATCAGCCACCTAGCCATCCTCGTTTCTTGCATAGCCAAGGAGAGAGGCGAGAAGATGGCGTCGAGGGCTGCGACAATGGTGGCGCTGCTgctcgcggcggtggcggcgacgtgCGCGCGGGCGCAGCTGGACGAGAAGTTCTACAGCGAGTCGTGCCCCAGCGTGGAGGACGTCGTGAGGAGGGAGATGGTGAGGGCGCTGTCCCTGGCGCCCAGCCTCGCCGGGCCGCTCCTCCGGATgcacttccacgactgcttcgtcagGGTAAGCAGCATTGCATGCATGTTGTCTGTCCGTAACCTGTTTTGTGCAGTGGCCTGACCACTGTGGATGCAGGGGTGCGACGGCTCGGTTCTGCTGGACTCGGCCAACAAGACGGCGGAGAAGGACGCGCAGCCGAACCAGACGCTCCGTGGCTTCGGCTTCGTCGAGAGGGTGAAGGCCGCCGTGGAGAAGGCCTGCCCCGAcaccgtctcctgcgccgacgtccTCGCCCTCATTGCCAGGGACGCAGTATGGCTGGTGAGTAGAGTACCAGGCCATTTTGCAAATGAAATGACACGTTACATGTGGAAGCCAAATGCTAATGCTGCTCGATCATGGTTTTTCCAGAGCAAGGGTCCATTCTGGACAGTTCCCCTAGGCCGGCGAGACGGCAGCGTGTCCATATCCAACGAGACCGACGCGCTGCCACCCCCGACTTCCAACTTCACCGTGCTCACCCAGCTCTTCGCCGCTGTCAACCTCGACGCCAAGGACCTTGTCGTCCTCTCCGCCGGGCACACGATCGGGAcgtcgcactgcttctccttctCCGACCGGCTCTACAACTTCACCGGCATGGAGAACCCCAGCGACATCGACCCAACGCTGGAGCCACAGTACATGATGCGGCTAAAGAGCAAGTGTGCCAGCCTCAACGATAACACCACCCTTGTGGAGATGGACCCCGGCAGCTTCAAGACCTTCGACACCGACTACTTCAAGCTGGTGAGCAAGCGGAGGGGCCTCTTCCACTCCGACGGTGCCCTCCTCACCGACCCCTTCACCCGCGCCTATGTCCAGCGCCACGCCACCGGCGCCTTCAAGGAGGAGTTCTTCGCCGACTTCGCGGCCTCCATGATCAAGATGGGCAATGCCAATCCGCTCACAGGCAGCCAGGGCGAGATCAGGAAGAAGTGCAGCGTGGTGAACCGTTAAATTACTCTAAGATCAGGAAGTAGTACAAGGCTGTTTTGATTCAAGACCATCCCCTTTTCGCTGTAAATTACTGTAAGATTGCTATAGCTCCTTCCTCTCCCAAATCTGTTTCTTTCATTAGTTTGTTGTTTCGTTACCACCATGTTAATTCCTTGTACACACGACAAACACTTCGATATTGCCACATCCAATGTGCCGTCCGTTGTCACATGAAGATTCATGTCACACTTACTTGTGTTGTCTAAGTTTGTCTTGCTTTATTTCAGATTGTTTACTTTTTGTTTGATCTCGGAGCTCAACCCGACAATTCGACCCATGGGTTCACCCGCCCATGTGCACCTGACACTACAGGAAACAGAGCATTTGGCGACAACAAAAGGTGAGCCGACGGGTCATATACACTCACGACGTGGGTAAACCTCAGCCATCGGCAAACCCCCATGGACACcaacggtggccgtcggcatacatCCCATTGGCTGACAAAAGGCTGCCACCGTTAGATCTATGCCGACAGCCCTCACGGGAGCTGTTGGCAAATATTTTTTCTCTATTATTAAAAAAAATCCATTCTTATTTTTAATTTGAACCTGACTTCTAAATTTAGACATATGATTGCATTGATTTTGAAAAGAAAAAGTTTTTGGAGTTCTTCGCCGACTTCGCCGCCTCCATGATCAAGATGGGCAACACCAACCGCTCACTGAAAGCCAGGGTAAGATCAGGAAGAAGTGCAGCGTGGTCAACCATTAAACCACCGATAAAGTACAAGGCTGTTTTGATTTGTGACCATTTTTTTCCGTGTAAATTACTGTAAGATTAGCATAGCTCCTTTCTCTCCCAAATCCTTTCCTTTCATTATTTTATTGTTTAGTTACAACCATGTTAATTCCTTGTACACACGACGAACACTTTGATATTGCCACATCCGACGAGTCGTCCGTTGTCATCTGGAGGTTCCTGTCACTCTTACTAGTTTTGTCTAAGTTTGTCTTGTTTTATTTTAGATTGTTACATAatgttttgttgtgttttttgttttagttCAGAGCATATCATAATATTTCACGTGTACAAGTAAAAACAAGAGTAATTGTCAGACTATTTTTATTTAGTTAGTTTTGGGGGAGGCTGGATAGCTACTATCAACCACATCAAACTTACCAAAAAAGGCTTCGCACCGCTTTATATAAGGTATTGCAAATTTTGCGGCATTGACTATTGGCACTGGCGTGCCTTTGGTCTCTTCTTGTTAGAAAGTGTATCTTTATGTTTCGTTGTGTACCTGTGAGAACCAAGTGCACAAGCACGAAGAACGATGGATCCAAGGTAGAAAAACATTTTTCACACATGTGAAGATAATACAAAACGGGAAAAGTCAAAGAAGAGTTATATATTAGTAAATGCCAATAAGCACCTTGGAGCATTACTGGAGTATAAAAGCCACTTTCCAACATGTCCCGTAGACCAACCGTATATATCGCTTTTCAAcgaaacttgaaggaaatatgccctagaggcgataataaagttgatatttatattttattatatcatgataaatgtttattattcatgctagaattgtattaaccggaaacttagtacatgtgtgaatacatagacaaaacatatggtccctagtatgcctctacttgactattcgttaatcaaagatggttatgtttcctaaccatagacatgtgttgtcatttgacgaacgggatcacatcattagagaatgatgtgaaggacatgacccattcgttagcttagcataatgatcaatatgtttattgctattgctttcttcataacttatacatgttcctctgactatgagattatgtaactcccgaataccagaggaacaccttgtgtgctatcaaacgtcacaatgtaactgggtgattataaagatgttctacaggtgtctccgaaggtgtttgtggagttggcatagatcgagattaggatttgtcactccatgtatcggagaggtatctccgggccctctcgataatgctcatcactataagccttgcaagcaatgtgactaatgagttagttgcgggatgaagcattacagaacgagtaaatagacttgccgataacgatattgaactagctattaagataccgacgatcgaatcttaggcaagtaacataccgatgacaaagtgaacaacatatgttgttatgcggtttgaccgataaagatcttcgtagaatatgtaggagccaatatgagcatccaggttccgctattggttattcatcagagatgtgtctcgatcatgtctacatagttctcgaactcgtagggtccacacacttaacgttcgatggcgatatgtattatgagttatgtgttttgatgaccgaagtttttcggagttccggatgagatcaccgacgtgacgaggagtctcgaaatggtcgagatataaatattgatatattggactatgTTACTTGGACACAGGAAGAGTTCCGAGTGGTTTCGGGTAAAAATAGAGTACcggaaggggttaccggaacccctcggggaagtaatgggccaccatgggccttagtggagagagaggagggccgcaaggggctGGCCATGCACCCTCCCccttgggtctgaattggactaggggaagggggcggcgctcccctttcctactccctctccctctccttccttccccctctcttccttgtggaggaatcctactaggactagtagtcctagtaggactcactCTCCTTGGGCGTGCCCCTAGGGCCGACTGGCCCCCCCTCCCTTCTTtagatacgggggcaggggggcaccctagaacacatacgtttctcttaaccgtgtgcgatgcccccctccacggttacacaactgatcataccatcgtagtacttaggcaaagccctgcgccggtaacatcatcatcaccgtcgccatgccgtcgtgctgacggaactcaccctcgtcctcaactggatcaggagaacgagggacatcatcgagatgaacgtgtgctgaacgcggaggtgtcgtacgttcagtacttggatctgttggatcacgaagacgttcgacaacATCAACTGCATTACTAAACTCTTCCACTtttggtttacgagggtacgtagacacactctcccctctcgttgctatgcatcccctagatagatcttgtgtgatcgtaggatttttttgaaaatactacgttccccaacagtggcatccgagctaggtctacgcgtagatgttatatgcacgagtagaacataaagagttgtgggcgataatagtcatactgcttaccaccaatgtcttacttttgatttggcggtattgttggatgaagtggcccagaccgacattacatgaccgcgttcatgagactgcttctaccgacgtgctttgcacataggtggctagcgggtgtctgtttctccaactttagtagaatcgagtttgactatggccggtccttgttgaaggttaaaacagcacacttgacgaaaaatcattgtggttttgatgcgtagataagaacgcttcttgctagaagcccgtagcagccacgtaaaatttgcaacaacaaagtagaggatgtataacttctttttgcagggcttgatgtgatgtgatatggtcaagacatgatgtgatataaattgttgtataagatgatcatgttttgtagtagagttatcggcaactggcaggagccatatggttgtcgcatcattgtatgcaatgcaatcgccatgtaattgctttactttatcactaagcgatagcgacagtcgtagaagcaatagttggcgagacgacaacgatgctacgatggagatcaaggtgtcacgccggcgatggagatcacgatgatgcttcggtgatggagatcatgagcacaagacgatgatggacatatcacgtcacatattttgattgcattgatgtttatcttttatgcatcttattttgcttagtacggcggtagcattataagatgatcccttactaaatttcaaggtataagtgttcttcctgagtatgcaccgctgctaca is a genomic window containing:
- the LOC123089495 gene encoding peroxidase 1, with the protein product MASRAATMVALLLAAVAATCARAQLDEKFYSESCPSVEDVVRREMVRALSLAPSLAGPLLRMHFHDCFVRGCDGSVLLDSANKTAEKDAQPNQTLRGFGFVERVKAAVEKACPDTVSCADVLALIARDAVWLSKGPFWTVPLGRRDGSVSISNETDALPPPTSNFTVLTQLFAAVNLDAKDLVVLSAGHTIGTSHCFSFSDRLYNFTGMENPSDIDPTLEPQYMMRLKSKCASLNDNTTLVEMDPGSFKTFDTDYFKLVSKRRGLFHSDGALLTDPFTRAYVQRHATGAFKEEFFADFAASMIKMGNANPLTGSQGEIRKKCSVVNR